The genomic window GCGAGCAGCGACCCGACACCGCCACACCCGACGACGGCAACGCGGATACCGCTGAGCCGGGCCTGCCCACGCTCACCCCACAATTCCAGCGTGCTGTCATGGGCGACTGTGCCGGTCCCGAGGCCGGGACCGGCCGGGCCCTGTGCGCTGAACGCGGTCGAGAGCTTCTCGAGATACGGCCCATCCCTAACCCTCTCGATCGGGGAGGCACCGAGGACGCGGATGGCGGTCGCCTCCGTCCTCTGCGGCGGTGTGCCAGCGGTGAAGTCGTAGGCGCGGAAGCTCCACTCCGGCTCCACGGTTTCCCGCCGCGGCCGGCTAGCGATGATGCCGGCGCCGAATGGGCGGTCGGCGCCCAGGAACTCGGCGTCGGACTCCAGCCGCATCGGATCGGCCTCCAAGTCTGGCTTGGAGGGGTACGCGCTCCATCCGGGGTGGGAGTGGAAGTATGCGATGCCCTTCCGCGGGTCGTGCTCGATGGTATCTTTCGCTCGCGCCCTGTACGCCGGGCTAAGCTTCAGACTCCCGTCGCGGATGTGGACATCGTCGTCGGTCTCCGGGGGGATGACGTCCTCAACGATGTACGTGACCCGGGAGTCGCCGGTGCTACGCGTGAGCGTCGCGATCACGCCCTGCTCGTAGCGGTCGGGCTGGTACTCCGATCCCTCCGGCTCCCGGTCGGCGTACTCCGGTCGGAGGTGGCCGTACAGCGTCTGCTTGACGTCCTGGGTGATGGCGACGTGGAACTCCTCGGCCTCCCGAATGGGGTACGACTCGGGGAGCGCGTCGTCGCGTCCGCTCATGCTGCCCCCTCTGCTCCGTCCAGCCGCAGGAGGTACTGCACGATGCTGTGGGCGTCGGCGAGGTCACGCATCTGTTCGGGCTGGCGGTTCATCTTCGACCACCGCCAACTGAACGCTATCGCGCTTTCCTCGTCAGCGACCTCTAGAACCTTTTCGACCTTGTCGTAGTGGCTGTCGCTCGGCTTGGTGAACGTATTACGGCACTGGATGACGCCGGCGTCCTGATCGTCGACGGTGACGGCGGGCGTCATCATCATCCAGTGCGGGTCACTGCCGTCGAACGACTGGTCGACGAGGATGTAGAGTTCCGCGGTGGGGTCGTCCCACCGCTCGCTGTACGCGTGAAGCTCGTACTCGCCGAGCCAGATGAGCGCCTGGTTGCCGTACGTCTCCACGACGGTCGGCTGCCCGTGCTCACTGTCGCGCTCGCGCTGGAGAGCGTGCATGGCGCCCTGGAAGTCGTCGTCCAGATCCTCATCCGGGACGGTGGCCGGCGGTAGCGGGCACGACTTGTTGTAGTTACCCCCGTGCCCGCCGCCGTCGCCCACTTCCGTGGTGGTCTGGTCTTCGTCGACGGCCATGTTAGGAGTTACCCGGAGTGCGGGGCTCGCTGTTGAACCGTTCGACGCCGGGGTCGCTGAGGTCCACCTCGTCGTCGCCGCTGTAGGTGTTCTCAGTCCCGACCTCGACGAGTGCGTCGTCGGTATTCTTGCCGAACCGGCCGAGGATGGTCTCGGCGGTCGGGGTTGCCTCGTCGAAGAACTCGATCGGCTCGTTGTCGACCTTCACGCCGTAGCGGTCGCGAGCGTCGACGGCGCGGTCCTCGATGGTCTCGATGGTGTCCTCGAGGTCCTCGACCTCGCGGAAGAGGTCGGGGTCGGCACCGCCGGTCGCGAGCGTCTCCTGCAGGTCGTTGATGTCGTCCTGCGCGGCTTGGACGTCCGATTCAAAGCCATCAGGAAGCGACCCGTCGGCGTGCTTTACAGCGTCTTCCAGGACCTCCACGTCGTCCTCGACAGTCTCGAGGTTGACGAGGGCGTTCGCGGGAATGTCTTCTTCGACGGACTCGATGATGTCCTGGCCGCTCTGAATGGACTCAGCGAGGTCGTCGAGATCTGTACCTTCGGTCGAACCGTTGTGATTTCCGCTCATGTTTGAGCTCCTGTCTCCTTTGACCCGGAGACATTGGGCCGACCGGGGCACTGCATTCGCCGCTATGACAGTCCCTTCTGCGGGTTCGCGAGTGACGGAGTAGTCACTCGGAACCCGTAGTAGAACGGGTCCGATTGAGGGGCGGGCACGTACCGGTCATCGCCGTCGCTCGACTCGCGTTCCGGTCGTGGTTATTCCCGCCGACCTCCTCCCGCGGAGTCGCGGTGAGCGGAGGTTGCCAGTGGAACGGTGGGTAACCAACCCAGTTACGGGTAGGGGTGTCTGCATTAAAAATCTTTCGTGGATACTTAAAAGTTCACCAAATGGGAATTAGAAGTGGGTTAGGCAGAAAACCGACCCCCGGGTAGCCCTGTTTGGGTCCCAGAGGATGCTGAGTAATACTTTTACTTTCACTCCGGTACCGGAAGGGTTTTTATACTTGTTCCGAGCCGGATTGGCACGGAGTGAAAGTGTCTGATTCACGAACCAAAAACGGCAGCTCAGCTACTCAACTCGGGGTCTGGTGGGGAAAACAACAATCGCCCCACCGTTCCACTGGCAATCAGTTCTAACGCTCCATCATTAATAAGAGTATCGGGTGACCCGACGCCTTCTGTCGATTCTCCATCTGCAATGATGGGGGGTTCTCACCACTTAAGTCCCTTGCTGGTAGAAAACCGGTCAACTACTGCGTAGACAGAAGCTTACACAACCAGATGTACGGGGCTAAAGGTCGATACTAATGCTCTTGATCCGCTCGTGTGCTAATAGTAGATGACATTACTAACTAAAGTCAGTAAGTCGTTGATTTTGGGGTTTAAACTCAATTTCATACTCTTCCTTAAATCCTCGATCTGAATCACCTCGGTCAACTCTAATCTTATCTTTTGTTTCAAGGGTTTCCAAGGCACTACGACAGTGTGGTTCAACGAGGTCCGTTCGACGATACGTGTATTTGAGGAGATCCCCGAAAGTTACCGTTGACCCATCGTATACGTCTAAAAGTCGTTCTCGGAGCTCTTTCACGCGAATGTCTTCGGAGGCAGTAGCTTCGAAGAGATTAGTTTGCTCATCTTCATACCCATAGTGGTCAGACCCTAAATAAGCGAAATTATCATCATCCCCCTCATTGAACATGACATCTTTCATAACTTTAAATCCCTTAAAATGATTTGTAGCATGAATTAGATAATATAAAGTGACATCTTTATCAGGGTGTTTCATTTGGAAGGGGAACACGTATTCCACATCTGCATCCGACTTCAGTTGCGATACGTATAATTTCAATATTTCCTCTTCTTGCTTTTTCCGATCCGAATACTGCCGAATGTCCTTCCAGTCATCAGATCCGAAGGCTCGTGTTATGGTTTCCGCTTTCTCGTTATCATTTAAGAAGCGACGGATTTTATCGACCATGAAATTAAAGAAGACCTCATTACCACTTTCTTGGATATTCATAATTTTAGAGATGATATTGAATGGAGTACCAGAATAACCGAAGGGATCAATGAAAACCATACTGGGGAGGTCAGAATAAGCATCCGACTCTAGAACAGGTAGTGCGATCTCCTCAAACTTCTCATTGAAACAGGTATGCTTGATCTTATTTTCGTTTTCGCATCCTTTAACTTTCTTATCCGTTTCATCTTTCAGAATCTCGTAATTATCAAAATCATAGTCGTTGAATGTACAGTGGAAAGTATCAAAAACATCGCCATTTCGATCTGCTACATCAATCGCGAGAAGAGGAGAGCCAGGTTCACCATCTTCATATCTCGCTCGACCCGCGAAGCCATCAAAATAGTGGACTTCTGGATTCGCGCTGCTCACAATGCGAGTCCAAGTTGTCAAGTATTTCCTGAGGATCCGATGTTTCACTTCGGTATGCTCCTTCATGTGCCATTTCTCAGGATCAGAATCGTCAAGAGGCATACTGGTGGAAAGGTATTACCTGTAGATACAGGGAGTAGGTATATGATTCTGTTGGGAAAAAGGAATTAATTGTACCAATACCAAAATAGGATACGACAGTTCTGACTTACTCCACTTGAACAGGACACGTCGGTGGTGCTGTAGAAGGCGTCTCCCGCTCCGCAAATTCCTCTGGTGACTGCCGATCGCGCCACGATTGTAACCACACCTGCTCTTCATCAGAAACGTGCTTTATCAACTGTTTATCCGGCCACAGATGCACCGGCAACCCTAGCTCATGACCGATATCCTGGACCCACTGCAGATGATTCGTCGCGTATTCAACCCACCGCTCACGGTCACGGAGTTGGTCTAACTCCTCTGCCAATTCCTTTTGACCTGCATCTCGAGCGGCCTGTACAGTCATTTCGAAGTTCCCACCACGGGGATTGATTGGTTCGTGGAAGACAACTGCTGGATCACACTCCGCCAAACGCTCAAGTTGCTCACGAAGGTCATCCTTGTTCTGCGTTGGATAGGTTGGACTCATACTCACGAACGTCTGCACCCCATGTTCGTTGAATTCTTTGAGTCCGCGAAGACGGTGTTCCGGTGCTGGGGCATTCGGTTCGATAGCAGCTACTTGATCGGCATTCATACAAGGGATTGACGAGCCAATCGTGACGTATTCACCACCCTCGATAAATACATCCACATCCTGAAGTGCAAGAATTGGATTTCGCGTTAGAACGCGCGTGTACTTCTCGTGGCTCGTAAGTGCCTGAACAACGTTACGCGTAATTTTTCCTGCCTTTCCATCCATATAGCAATCGGTAGAAAAGGAAACACCAACGACACCGCGACCACGTCTCGTTTTGTTCCACTTCCGCTTACGATCGAGATGTGCGTCAAGTCGCTCGCCAAGTCCATGTCGGTAGAGGACATAACTCCCCCACTCTTTCTGGCCGTTCTCCACATCCACCTCTTTCTCAAGCATATCTGGGCGGGTACGGATGTTCGGCGTTGACGGGACGTAACAGAATTTGCACCCGTGCCGACAGCCAGTGGCAACGTTAACGACGTAGTCACAGAGATGCTTGCTGTTAAGTCCAGATTCACTGAGGATCGCCTTCGTTGGGTCGTCCCCAGTTCGTACTTCGTCGTAATCCTCAGACATTATTGTAATATGGAAATACTATCACTCGGCGCACAAAATTCTTGCTAGTCAATAGTGGTTTCTCTTCTATTTTCACTTTCACTATACTAGGCTCACTCCCTTTGGGTTACGAATAGAACACTAAGACGAGGCGATTCATATGGAGCTTACTTGGGAAGCGGGCGACAGTTGGTTCGAACGAACATATGCTGTGGAGAACGATGACAATCAGACAGTCGAAACGCTCGGAAGCCAGCCGACCCTCAACGAGCTCCGTAAAATTGAGCGCCAATACGGCGATCCGACTGAACGATTAGATCTGTGGCAAGCAGGCCTTCTCTGTGCTGACTGTAGTAGTGAGATCAACGATCGGTTCGCGGCCAATCCAGCAGGAGAGATTCTTTGTTGGGATTGTGCGATGGACACTGACAGTACAACGCAAAACGGGCTCCGTGTCAATACTGATCCGACGAAATCGGTGATGAGCGAGTCTCATCTTCATACAAAGAGTCTCTGTGATCACGTTATCAATGTCGCAACCGGTTGCCGTCATGGGTGCGAGTTCTGCTACGTACCAACAACCCCAGCAATTGACAACCGAGACGGAATGCTCACGGACCAAGCCGATGTCAATGACCCACAGATTGACTGGGGCAGTTATCTACTGTATCGCGACGATCTACCGGAACGACTCCACCAAGTCCTTGAGAATCGTGATCCGAGTGAACGAAAGCAAACAAAACGAGGACGCGGTATTGTTATGCTCTCAAGCGGCACCGACTGTTACCAAGATCGTCGAACTGCTCAGATCACGCGAGGCGTTGTGACTGAACTTATAACTCACGACATTCCGGTGCGGATCCTCAGTCGTAGCCCAGCGCTTGTTCGCGATATTGATCTCTTCCGAGTAGCTGGCGACCGCATTACAGTTGGGTCATCGATTCCGTCATTTGAGGCGCCACTTGTCAAGGCGATGGAACCAAACGCTTCACCGCCGATCAAGCGCTGGGAAGCTCTTGATCAACTCCAGCAGGCAGGTGTGCCAGTCTTTGTCTCAATGTCACCAACGTATCCAACGATGGATGAAGACGACTTCCACGAGCTACTAAGCTACTTCCGAGCGCTGGGAGAGATCGTTGTCTTCCATGAACCAATCAACCCTCGTGGAAAGAACTTCCAGCAGTGTCTAGAAGCAGCTTCTGACTCCGGCTACGATGAAGTTGCTGCAGAACTCCAACAAATGCGTGACGACCGTCAGTACTGGGTCGAGTACGCACTCGAACAACTAAATACGGTCCAACAAGTGGCAACACGGTTTGACGGACTACACGTCCACTCATGGCCTGACGATGAACTCATTCGATCGACGAGCGGACAACTGCAATCAAAACTCAAGGCGATGCAACAAGCCGTTTCACCGGAGTCGTTTGGGCCGATTAAACCAGAAAGTCAATCATCCCAGTCTGAACTATTGGAGAGTCACCAGTCGTTCCAACAACTAATATAGTCTAGAACAGGTCGCGTTTCCAGTACCGATATCTGCTTTTCAATTACCTCATTTCGTGAGTTTTAACTGGAGATTTTCGCGCGGAGATAGGGGTGGGGCGCTGTAATTTTTTTGCGCTGTCGCCTTGGCGACACGCATCTAGACAGAAAGAGCGAACCATTCGGCGTAGTTTGTTGTGCGCCTGAGAAGGGTGCAGGCGCGTTTGAGACTGTGCCTGTGTGGAAATCATGACGCAGCAATCTCACCGATCCAGAAACTCGAGCAACGCGTGTCTAAATCCAGCCTGTGAAAACAAGACGCCGACAGTCTATTGCTCGAGAGCCTGTGCGGTATCGCATCAGGATCAGATTCGACTCACCATCGACGACATCGATGCATGATCCTCGAGATACAGCAGATCCAGCACCATCACATCGTCCTCGAAGTGGATACCGAACTCTGCAACACAGTCGTATCAGCGTGCAAACTGCGCAGTGAGTGGTTTACAAAGTCTGGCGACGAGACAGTCGGTGACCGACTCGAGACGATTGCGACGATCTGGATGGCCGGCCGTCATCACGGATACGTCACCACTCGCGTTGCATGGCTCGAACTCGCCGCCGATGCCTGTGACTGGTATACTCGAGTGCTTCGCCCCTCGAGTGAAGACGAACTCGCACAACGAGCGACTGATGCCTGCCGACAGCTTCGAAGCGTGGTTCAAGAATATCGGTTAAGAAGTAAGTCCAATATCGGATTCTTGGAAACGTGATCTCAGAACGGATTCACTAAGCAACTCAGTCCTAAGATTTGGCCAGGGTAGGTTCCTGTTCCAGACAGTACCCTTGCCCGGAACCCGGGAGAAATACAGTTTCAGTGAAGAGCGCAACCCCCGATAAGGTGCCTTACGGGTTCAATGAAATGCTGTTACATACGTCTGTAACAGTTATCTGTAATATCCTACAAAAGATTCGACCGAGTATCGGTTGCGAATTCAATTACGGTAGAGATTGAAGACGCATCGATCCCAATTGGGCTACTCGAAGTACAATTCGAATACTCGGAGTATCAAAACCAAATTTAATCGTCTTAAGCGTCTGGCGTCGCTATTTCGATATAAATGCCACAAAGCAATTTTGTTTCTCTCAAGCGCTAATCCCTATACTATAAGTGACTAGCAGCCTACAATCAAGTTGGAAGCTACGTCCCATGTAGCCGCGGGGGCATGCGTTGAAATGTCCCGGGTGTCACAGCACCCGAGACGTGGCTTCCATCCCATAACCGGGATCTGAAAGCCATGTTTCGATTGCTTCTGACGGGATATAAACGTCCCGCACGTCAGTCGTATCGTCCTCGAGTAACCATCAGCCGAGATACTGTCCAGCACTGGTTAGGATACGCTGGACAATTCTGCTCGAATCGATGGGAGGTTCACGCTGATACGGCAGGTGGGCACAGATGGTCTGGTGATGCAATCAACCACCAGGTCCAGCGAGAGTTATATGAACTCGAGTCTCTGAAAGCAACCGCCAACCTAGCTGGAAAGCACTCCGGTGTCGAGGTGCTCGAGCGATGACTGGCGATGAGCGTGGTCCCAATCCACACGACGCCCCAGATTTCGACAGAGCGGTTGAGAGTGATGTCTCAGTACCGGAGACAAAATATGGCAATCGGGGAGATCGTCCAGAACGACATGCTGCCGATGACGGGACTCCACCCATCGACGACCTTCACGAGACGCTCCTCGAGATCAGGCACACACTCCAGCAACTCGAGGCGCAACTCCCTGAGCCATTGTCGCTTACTGTGGCAACCAACGAGTTAGACGTGACTGCAGATGCCTACGCTCGAGTAGGATCCGACTCTCGAGACAGGTCCTGAGAGTCCGGTTGAACGCTTTAGTGAACCACCTCGAGTCATAAGGCGCTCGGCCTGCTCCGCCTGTAGACTCCGCGAATCGTTTTTTGAATCGATGCAGTCCTAGCAAGGTCAAAGGAACGAACGTCAACCGGAAGTATCTCGACGCACGCAGGAAGAGCCGCGCCCAATTGCTTGTTCCTCAAACTCGCTACGAAACCATCTAAAGAAATAGTCTGAAAATATTCAAATATGGTATATTTAGATTAGGTCAGGTAGAAGAAAATCACGCAGAGAGTCCTCTATTTCTACATCATTTGGGTCAATATCAACATCATTTGTAAGGAGGAGGTAGCTGGAGCCCTCTACTGAAATGAATTGAGTTGGTGCATCAGGATTCGTCCCATGCTGGTCATGGTGATTAGTGAGAATCTTTTCAAGCCCATGGCTGAACTGAGACGAATCTTCTTCAATTAATCCAGCAAGGGCTATCTGCAATCCATCGTACTTTAGGTATTCATGATCAAGATCAGAGAGTTTCTTGTTCCAGGAGATAGCTTGAGATTCATTTCCATCAAGATACGCTGCTAATGCTGATGCATGATAGAGAACATTCGAAAAGTCATAATGATTATCAATAATCCATTCGTGATCGAGGTCATAGGTATGTGAGATCGCATCATCAATATACGTATCTTGCTGGGATAGAATTGCTGCATAAAGTGTATCAGAGCATTGAGTTGGCTGATGCCATTGATAGGAGTCCTCAATGCTATCTTCGTATTCATCTACGATCTCGATGATCTTCACCGAGTGGTTTGCTGCCCGACCAAACCACGACAATGCTTCATCGAGGTTTCCAAGAAGACTTTCGCAGATACCGACACCGAGAGCACTATCTGCTATTCTCCCTTCTACAAAGGGGAGAGACTCAGTGACAACTTCTCCCCTTTCTATACGATTGTGATTCCTCTCATAGTCCTCTAACTGGGTCTCCCGTTGATTTCGAATCGTCTCTTCGGTACTCATCGCTGTTAACCGATCTTAATTAGCCTGACCCCTTCAATTCCTACCCGTTAATACTCTTTGTAACCGTCTTCCCGTCCTTGGGGTGATTCTGAATGACAGTTATTTCTTTCCTGAGATCCCCAGTTGCTTTGGCATCTTTAATTGCTGTCTTTGTGGATTCGTCTAGTCGGCACAGACACTGCAGTTATTTACTTCCGAGCGTGTGCTCGTCGCAACTGAGAAAGGGACACACTGAGTACATCCAACAGAGCAATGGCGTCCAGCACCGATTCTTCGACGGGGGTTGACGACAAGGTCCGCCAGCTGTATGAGCGGTATCAGGCGGGCGAGAGCGACACCGAACGCCGCGAGAGCGCCCTTGAAATGGGGAAGCTCGACGGACGCCGCCACGCGGAGATCTACGCAGCACTCGAAGACGAGTGACCGGTCCTTCTTTCAGGCCACCGTATCTATAACTGGCGACCAGCTGGTTTCCGATCTCAGGAGCAGTACTTTCCCCTTCTCGAAAACAATAGTTGACGACTCGGACGCTCTTTTGCGATGACCGCGATCGCGAACTCCGAATGCGGTACTACCCGGTCGACGGAGCGCTGCATATCGAGGAAGCAGCCGACGATCTCCTGTTCGGTTGGCACACCGT from Halopiger xanaduensis SH-6 includes these protein-coding regions:
- a CDS encoding three-Cys-motif partner protein TcmP — its product is MPLDDSDPEKWHMKEHTEVKHRILRKYLTTWTRIVSSANPEVHYFDGFAGRARYEDGEPGSPLLAIDVADRNGDVFDTFHCTFNDYDFDNYEILKDETDKKVKGCENENKIKHTCFNEKFEEIALPVLESDAYSDLPSMVFIDPFGYSGTPFNIISKIMNIQESGNEVFFNFMVDKIRRFLNDNEKAETITRAFGSDDWKDIRQYSDRKKQEEEILKLYVSQLKSDADVEYVFPFQMKHPDKDVTLYYLIHATNHFKGFKVMKDVMFNEGDDDNFAYLGSDHYGYEDEQTNLFEATASEDIRVKELRERLLDVYDGSTVTFGDLLKYTYRRTDLVEPHCRSALETLETKDKIRVDRGDSDRGFKEEYEIEFKPQNQRLTDFS
- a CDS encoding SPL family radical SAM protein codes for the protein MSEDYDEVRTGDDPTKAILSESGLNSKHLCDYVVNVATGCRHGCKFCYVPSTPNIRTRPDMLEKEVDVENGQKEWGSYVLYRHGLGERLDAHLDRKRKWNKTRRGRGVVGVSFSTDCYMDGKAGKITRNVVQALTSHEKYTRVLTRNPILALQDVDVFIEGGEYVTIGSSIPCMNADQVAAIEPNAPAPEHRLRGLKEFNEHGVQTFVSMSPTYPTQNKDDLREQLERLAECDPAVVFHEPINPRGGNFEMTVQAARDAGQKELAEELDQLRDRERWVEYATNHLQWVQDIGHELGLPVHLWPDKQLIKHVSDEEQVWLQSWRDRQSPEEFAERETPSTAPPTCPVQVE
- a CDS encoding SPL family radical SAM protein, producing the protein MELTWEAGDSWFERTYAVENDDNQTVETLGSQPTLNELRKIERQYGDPTERLDLWQAGLLCADCSSEINDRFAANPAGEILCWDCAMDTDSTTQNGLRVNTDPTKSVMSESHLHTKSLCDHVINVATGCRHGCEFCYVPTTPAIDNRDGMLTDQADVNDPQIDWGSYLLYRDDLPERLHQVLENRDPSERKQTKRGRGIVMLSSGTDCYQDRRTAQITRGVVTELITHDIPVRILSRSPALVRDIDLFRVAGDRITVGSSIPSFEAPLVKAMEPNASPPIKRWEALDQLQQAGVPVFVSMSPTYPTMDEDDFHELLSYFRALGEIVVFHEPINPRGKNFQQCLEAASDSGYDEVAAELQQMRDDRQYWVEYALEQLNTVQQVATRFDGLHVHSWPDDELIRSTSGQLQSKLKAMQQAVSPESFGPIKPESQSSQSELLESHQSFQQLI